One Rhizobium sp. 9140 genomic region harbors:
- a CDS encoding cysteine hydrolase family protein, with protein MSTMENGDFWPLGGPSDKARMALIIIDMQIDFCAPGGWIDQLGEDVSNTRAVIGPIGEALEAARAAGIAVIHTREGHVGDLSDLNANKQWRTRVHGLGIGDSGRNGRILVHDEPGWQIIPELAPQPGECIINKPGKSSFHRTDLAAELENRGISRLVVAGVTSDCCVQSTVRDAYEHGIECVLLEDCTAAVEGPNHAATLEILKAYGGRWGGVSNRVAFRDMLEKADG; from the coding sequence ATGAGCACGATGGAGAACGGGGATTTCTGGCCGCTCGGTGGTCCGAGCGACAAGGCGCGTATGGCGCTGATCATTATCGACATGCAGATCGATTTCTGCGCCCCCGGAGGCTGGATCGACCAGCTTGGGGAAGATGTTTCCAATACCCGCGCGGTGATCGGCCCGATCGGCGAAGCGCTGGAGGCTGCACGCGCCGCCGGCATCGCCGTCATTCATACGCGCGAGGGCCATGTGGGCGATCTGTCCGATCTGAATGCCAACAAGCAATGGCGCACGCGCGTACACGGTCTTGGCATTGGCGACAGCGGCAGGAACGGGCGCATTCTTGTTCACGACGAACCCGGCTGGCAGATCATCCCGGAACTCGCGCCACAACCGGGCGAATGCATCATCAACAAGCCTGGAAAATCGTCCTTCCACCGTACGGACCTTGCTGCGGAACTGGAGAACCGGGGCATCTCCCGGCTGGTGGTCGCCGGGGTGACGTCCGATTGCTGCGTCCAGTCGACCGTTCGCGATGCTTACGAACACGGCATCGAATGCGTCCTGCTCGAAGATTGCACGGCGGCCGTTGAGGGTCCCAACCACGCGGCGACCCTTGAAATCCTGAAGGCTTACGGCGGGCGATGGGGCGGTGTCTCCAACCGCGTGGCGTTTCGCGATATGCTGGAGAAGGCCGATGGTTGA
- a CDS encoding carbohydrate ABC transporter permease, with protein MANVSTRRVILERTTVLIITIVFLLPVFWLISTAYKPSNQIFSAPPRLLFEPTLDQFRQAFAIFDVVSLVRSSLVISIGTTVLSLILGVPAGYALARSKSRFSAGFAYFFLAIRMIPAIAALIPFYLLMRDVGLLGTWWAVIVFNTMLNCAFVTWMMFSYFKSLPPDMEEAALTDGCTQMGAFLKVAVPAVRSGIIACALFCMMFSWNDFLHPMFLTTLDSKPISVALLTAYGTKDITWGTLGALAHFSTIPIVLMALFMNRYFVQGATNGVQ; from the coding sequence ATGGCCAATGTTTCGACGCGTCGCGTCATCCTCGAAAGAACGACCGTCCTCATCATCACGATCGTCTTCCTGCTGCCGGTCTTCTGGCTGATTTCCACGGCCTACAAGCCATCGAACCAGATCTTCTCGGCTCCGCCCCGGCTGTTGTTCGAGCCCACGCTCGACCAGTTCCGACAGGCCTTCGCCATCTTCGACGTGGTTTCTCTCGTGCGCTCGTCGCTGGTGATCAGCATCGGCACCACGGTGTTGTCGCTGATCCTCGGCGTTCCCGCAGGTTATGCGCTGGCGCGCTCGAAGTCCCGCTTCTCGGCCGGGTTCGCCTATTTCTTTCTGGCAATCCGCATGATCCCGGCGATTGCGGCGCTGATTCCGTTCTATCTGCTGATGCGCGACGTAGGGCTGCTGGGCACATGGTGGGCCGTCATCGTTTTCAACACGATGCTCAACTGCGCTTTCGTGACATGGATGATGTTCTCCTACTTCAAGTCCCTGCCGCCGGACATGGAGGAGGCAGCCCTCACCGATGGCTGCACGCAGATGGGGGCTTTCCTCAAGGTCGCGGTGCCCGCCGTTCGCTCCGGCATCATCGCCTGCGCCCTGTTCTGCATGATGTTCTCGTGGAATGACTTCCTGCATCCCATGTTCCTGACCACGCTCGACTCCAAGCCGATATCGGTCGCCTTGCTGACGGCCTACGGCACCAAGGATATCACCTGGGGCACGCTCGGTGCGCTCGCGCATTTTTCAACGATCCCGATTGTCCTGATGGCGCTGTTCATGAACCGCTATTTCGTTCAGGGCGCGACAAACGGCGTACAGTAG
- the atzF gene encoding allophanate hydrolase, with translation MSAMPWSDATGSLDLTALTKGYASGALTPTRVINAIYDRIAARGEDHVWIHLVSREKALAAARELEARGYDERPLWGIPFSVKDCNDIVGLPTTNALKEGAYVATSSGQALDRIFDAGALLIGKTNMDQFGIGLVGMRSPYGACSSVFDDRFISGGSSSGSGVSVAAGLCSFSIANDAAGSGRVPAGFNNIVGIKPTPGLVSNACVSGGGCVKTIETLSVFSLTVEDGMKVLDLIAGYDPSYPFSKPEADAVPLTPVAPPPHFRFGVPAGAALRFFGDAEAERLFNEAIARLIAMGGEKVEIDFTPFEETQRILYEGPWISERALSLDSVLATYGEAIHPVTRQILSRSGNFSARDTFAAIHRIAELKRDTRAVWQDIAVMMVPTTPTIYTKDEIAANPIQLNSNLGIYTNFVNLMGLCGIAVPNGFRKDGLPLGVTFLAPGFEEARAAGIAAAFHKATGLTLAKFANPYPHAEEPALPEDYREIAVVGAHLSGMPLNGEVKERGGIFRRTAVTTRDYRLFALMGTVPPKPGLIRVANDGVSVAVEVWALPLSGFGDFIGRIPAPLGVGKLSLADGSTVTGFLCEAAATTGQPDISDWGGWRNYMAGGASERSFGVAR, from the coding sequence ATGTCCGCAATGCCTTGGTCCGATGCTACCGGTAGCCTCGATCTCACTGCACTGACGAAGGGTTACGCCAGCGGCGCGTTGACGCCGACCCGCGTGATCAATGCCATCTACGATCGCATCGCCGCCCGCGGCGAAGACCATGTCTGGATTCACCTCGTTTCGCGCGAGAAGGCGCTTGCCGCTGCCAGAGAGCTGGAAGCGCGGGGATATGACGAACGTCCGCTGTGGGGCATTCCTTTCTCGGTGAAGGACTGCAACGACATCGTCGGCCTGCCGACCACCAATGCCCTGAAGGAAGGCGCCTATGTCGCCACCTCCAGCGGCCAGGCGCTCGACCGGATCTTCGATGCCGGCGCGCTCCTGATCGGCAAGACCAACATGGACCAGTTCGGGATCGGTCTCGTCGGCATGCGCTCGCCTTACGGTGCTTGCTCCTCGGTTTTCGACGACCGTTTCATCTCCGGCGGTTCCAGCTCCGGCTCCGGCGTCTCCGTTGCCGCCGGGCTTTGCAGCTTTTCGATCGCCAACGATGCCGCTGGCTCCGGCCGCGTCCCGGCCGGCTTCAACAATATCGTCGGTATCAAGCCGACGCCGGGGCTTGTCAGCAATGCCTGCGTCTCCGGCGGCGGTTGCGTCAAGACCATCGAGACGCTGTCGGTCTTTTCGTTGACGGTCGAAGACGGGATGAAGGTTCTGGATCTCATCGCAGGCTACGATCCATCCTACCCGTTCTCCAAGCCGGAAGCCGACGCGGTGCCGCTGACCCCTGTCGCTCCGCCACCGCATTTCCGCTTCGGCGTGCCTGCCGGTGCGGCACTCCGTTTCTTCGGTGATGCGGAAGCCGAACGTCTGTTCAACGAAGCCATCGCGCGGCTGATCGCCATGGGCGGCGAAAAGGTCGAGATCGACTTTACGCCGTTCGAGGAGACGCAACGCATTCTTTATGAGGGACCATGGATATCCGAGCGCGCGCTGAGCCTTGACAGCGTGCTCGCCACCTATGGCGAGGCGATCCACCCCGTGACACGACAGATCCTGTCGCGCTCCGGCAATTTTTCCGCACGCGACACCTTCGCGGCCATTCATCGCATCGCCGAACTTAAACGCGACACGCGCGCCGTCTGGCAGGATATTGCCGTGATGATGGTGCCGACAACGCCGACGATCTATACGAAGGACGAGATCGCCGCGAACCCGATCCAGCTTAACAGCAACCTTGGCATTTATACCAACTTCGTCAATCTGATGGGCCTGTGCGGCATTGCCGTGCCAAATGGCTTTCGCAAGGATGGTCTGCCGCTGGGCGTTACCTTCCTTGCGCCCGGGTTCGAGGAAGCGCGCGCCGCCGGGATCGCAGCCGCCTTCCACAAGGCAACCGGCCTCACTCTTGCGAAATTTGCAAACCCCTATCCGCATGCCGAGGAGCCGGCATTGCCGGAGGATTATCGGGAGATTGCCGTTGTCGGCGCACATCTCTCCGGCATGCCGCTCAACGGTGAAGTGAAGGAGCGCGGCGGTATCTTCCGGCGTACAGCCGTTACCACGCGGGACTACCGCCTGTTTGCCCTGATGGGCACGGTGCCGCCAAAACCTGGCCTTATCCGCGTCGCCAATGATGGTGTATCCGTTGCCGTCGAGGTCTGGGCGCTTCCGCTATCCGGATTTGGAGATTTCATCGGACGCATTCCTGCACCGCTCGGTGTCGGCAAGCTTTCCCTCGCCGATGGTTCGACGGTCACCGGATTCTTGTGCGAGGCAGCTGCAACCACAGGGCAGCCGGACATTAGTGATTGGGGTGGTTGGCGCAACTATATGGCAGGCGGAGCCAGCGAGCGTAGCTTCGGTGTTGCGCGGTGA
- a CDS encoding cysteine hydrolase family protein: protein MVDVSTTRFDPIPARPYSWPFDGTWSAKDTALLLLGFQQAPVDMLDAEAELSVALGLLEATSAAGLTIVAARRGYGPEERPIAARRRRLGDPIPERDSAGWALSARIGLPSEAILVDCAGDNAFFRTGLEETLRQRGIRNLLVTGLPTEGLVHATQRAANDMGFECLAVADACKGTSQARHEAQLRITTFGNGLFGTVAMSADIHSALSTF, encoded by the coding sequence ATGGTTGATGTGAGCACGACACGTTTCGACCCGATCCCGGCCAGACCATATTCCTGGCCCTTCGATGGCACATGGTCGGCCAAAGATACCGCATTGTTGCTGCTGGGCTTTCAACAGGCGCCGGTCGATATGCTGGACGCGGAAGCCGAGCTCTCCGTAGCACTGGGCCTGCTCGAGGCCACCTCCGCTGCGGGCCTGACGATCGTCGCCGCCCGTCGTGGCTACGGCCCCGAGGAACGTCCGATCGCCGCTCGCAGGCGCCGTCTCGGCGACCCCATTCCCGAACGCGACAGCGCCGGCTGGGCGCTGAGCGCGCGCATCGGGCTCCCGTCGGAGGCCATTCTTGTCGATTGCGCCGGGGACAATGCCTTCTTCCGCACGGGCCTTGAAGAAACGTTGCGCCAACGTGGCATCCGCAATCTTCTCGTCACGGGGCTGCCCACGGAAGGTCTCGTGCATGCGACCCAGCGCGCGGCGAACGACATGGGTTTCGAATGTCTCGCCGTTGCGGATGCTTGCAAAGGGACGTCCCAGGCGCGTCACGAGGCCCAGCTTCGTATCACGACCTTCGGCAACGGTCTCTTCGGCACCGTCGCCATGTCAGCCGACATTCATTCGGCACTCAGCACGTTTTAG
- a CDS encoding ABC transporter ATP-binding protein, with protein sequence MAQISFENVSKTYPGGKAAALVNFNLKIKDGEFIVLVGPSGCGKTTALRMIAGLEDISGGTLRINETVANDQAPRDRDIAMVFQSYALYPHLTVAENIAFGLRVRRVNADVIAKKVRETADLLELTEFMDRKPARLSGGQRQRVAMGRALIRSPNAFLMDEPLSNLDARLRAQMRAEISRLQRMTAVTTVYVTHDQVEAMTMGHRVAVMNKGTIQQLDTPRRLYDNPANMFVASFIGSPPINFMEAAVVSQDGHPAVSCGDYLLPLGTSGDRLSPRIGGKVILGIRPEHLKIVPQSDSTGILSAQASFVEDLGATLLLHMDGHGIAIGHADMVEDERDLMKTAPKLKAMVDSSHRISRGDAVAFTVDPSLVLFFDPETGAAL encoded by the coding sequence ATGGCGCAAATTTCGTTTGAAAACGTTTCGAAAACCTATCCCGGCGGCAAGGCCGCCGCCCTCGTGAATTTCAATCTGAAGATCAAGGACGGCGAGTTCATCGTGCTTGTGGGGCCTTCGGGTTGTGGCAAGACCACGGCCTTGCGCATGATTGCAGGGCTGGAAGATATTTCCGGCGGCACGCTCAGGATCAACGAGACCGTCGCCAATGATCAGGCGCCACGAGACCGGGATATCGCAATGGTGTTCCAGTCCTATGCGCTCTACCCGCACCTGACAGTCGCCGAAAACATCGCCTTCGGTCTGAGGGTGCGCCGCGTCAACGCCGACGTGATTGCGAAGAAAGTCCGGGAAACCGCTGATCTTCTGGAGTTGACGGAGTTCATGGACCGGAAGCCGGCGCGGCTCTCCGGCGGTCAGCGTCAACGCGTTGCGATGGGGCGTGCCCTGATCCGCTCCCCGAACGCCTTTTTGATGGACGAGCCGCTCTCCAACCTCGATGCCCGTCTGCGGGCTCAGATGCGGGCGGAGATATCGCGTCTGCAGCGGATGACGGCCGTCACCACCGTCTATGTGACGCACGATCAGGTGGAGGCTATGACGATGGGCCACCGCGTCGCCGTCATGAACAAGGGCACGATCCAGCAGCTGGATACGCCACGCCGTCTTTACGACAACCCGGCCAACATGTTTGTCGCGAGCTTCATCGGCTCGCCGCCGATCAACTTCATGGAGGCTGCGGTGGTCTCGCAGGATGGCCATCCCGCAGTCTCTTGCGGTGATTACCTCCTGCCGCTCGGCACTTCCGGCGACCGCCTGTCGCCGCGTATCGGCGGGAAGGTCATTCTTGGAATCAGACCGGAACATCTGAAAATCGTGCCGCAGTCGGATTCGACAGGCATTCTCTCCGCCCAAGCAAGCTTTGTCGAAGATCTCGGCGCGACACTGCTTCTTCATATGGATGGCCACGGCATCGCGATCGGTCACGCCGACATGGTGGAGGACGAGCGCGACCTGATGAAGACCGCGCCCAAGCTGAAGGCAATGGTCGACAGCAGCCACCGCATCTCGCGCGGCGATGCGGTCGCGTTTACCGTCGACCCGTCGCTCGTTCTCTTCTTCGATCCGGAAACCGGAGCAGCCTTATGA
- a CDS encoding NADP-dependent oxidoreductase, giving the protein MKAFVVEKYKKNGPLRLAERPEPQVENGDVLVRIHATSVNPLDSKLRDGAFKIFLPYRPPFVLGHDVAGTVVKVGSSVSRVKVGDEIYARPRDHRIGTFAEFIAIHQDDVALKPRTLTMEDASSIPLVALTAWQALVDVAKVKPGQKVFIQAGSGGVGTIAIQLAKHLGATVATTTSAKNAALVKSLGADVVIDYKSQDFEKVLSGYDVVLNSQDAKTLAKSLTVLKPGGHLISISGPPDPAFADALGVNPLLKLVIRLLSRSARSKAKSLGLRYSFLFMRADGRQLEEIAGLIDSGAIRPVVDRIFPFNQTPEALAYVETGRSKGKVVIKVE; this is encoded by the coding sequence GTGAAAGCCTTTGTCGTCGAGAAGTACAAGAAGAACGGCCCGCTGCGCCTTGCCGAACGGCCGGAACCGCAGGTTGAAAACGGCGACGTTCTCGTGCGCATCCATGCCACATCCGTCAATCCGCTCGATTCCAAGCTCAGGGACGGCGCCTTCAAGATCTTCCTGCCGTATCGTCCGCCCTTCGTGCTTGGCCATGACGTCGCCGGGACCGTCGTCAAGGTCGGCTCAAGCGTCAGCCGCGTCAAGGTCGGCGACGAGATCTATGCCCGGCCGCGCGATCACCGCATCGGCACGTTCGCCGAATTCATCGCCATCCATCAGGACGATGTCGCGCTCAAACCCCGCACGCTGACGATGGAAGACGCCTCGTCCATCCCGCTGGTCGCGCTGACGGCGTGGCAGGCCCTGGTCGATGTCGCCAAGGTGAAGCCCGGCCAGAAGGTCTTCATTCAGGCGGGCTCGGGCGGCGTCGGCACGATCGCGATCCAGCTTGCCAAGCATCTCGGCGCGACGGTCGCCACGACCACGAGTGCCAAAAACGCCGCTCTCGTCAAAAGCCTCGGCGCGGATGTGGTCATCGACTACAAGAGCCAGGACTTCGAAAAGGTCCTCTCCGGCTACGATGTCGTCCTGAACAGCCAGGATGCAAAGACGCTTGCCAAATCCCTGACCGTCCTGAAGCCGGGCGGCCACCTCATCTCCATTTCTGGCCCGCCGGACCCGGCCTTTGCCGACGCTCTCGGCGTGAACCCGCTGCTCAAGCTCGTCATTCGCCTGCTCAGCCGCAGCGCACGCAGCAAAGCAAAGAGCCTGGGCCTGCGCTACTCCTTCCTGTTCATGCGCGCCGATGGGCGGCAACTGGAAGAGATCGCCGGGTTGATCGATAGCGGCGCAATCCGTCCTGTGGTGGACAGGATATTCCCCTTCAACCAGACGCCCGAGGCGCTGGCCTATGTCGAGACGGGGCGCTCCAAGGGCAAGGTCGTCATCAAGGTGGAATAA
- a CDS encoding carbohydrate ABC transporter permease → MHHSFANRRRFFLFFMTVPAVLYVAAVGLWPLAQGIGYSFYKYNLLRPARTQFVGLQNYVDIFSDATTRKAILNTFQFTFFSVGLQLVFGFALALLLWRDSRFNRMVLAFLLIPSTITPLVVGLIFKAMLGADFGIIGFFLSEAGIGPRSGLLTDAGTALWMLILIDCWEWTPLMTLILLAGLKALPGDVLEAGLVDGATAWQRFTMLILPLMLPSVFLALTLRTMDAFRVFDSVFVTTGGGPNDATNTLMMLGVKEGLQFFNVGFASAVGNVTLLFIALIATILLLVVRRADVRINGK, encoded by the coding sequence ATGCATCATAGCTTCGCCAACCGTCGCAGGTTCTTCCTGTTCTTCATGACCGTGCCGGCCGTGCTCTATGTCGCCGCCGTCGGCCTCTGGCCACTCGCACAGGGCATTGGCTACAGCTTCTACAAGTACAATCTCCTGCGGCCCGCACGGACGCAATTCGTCGGCTTGCAGAATTACGTCGATATCTTTTCCGATGCGACGACCCGCAAGGCGATCCTGAACACGTTTCAGTTCACCTTCTTCAGCGTCGGGCTGCAACTGGTGTTCGGCTTTGCATTGGCGCTGCTTCTCTGGCGCGACAGCCGGTTCAACCGCATGGTGCTCGCCTTCCTTCTCATCCCCTCCACGATCACGCCGCTCGTTGTCGGGTTGATCTTCAAGGCCATGCTGGGCGCCGATTTTGGCATCATCGGCTTCTTCCTGTCGGAAGCGGGTATCGGTCCCCGGTCGGGCCTGCTGACGGATGCCGGGACGGCGCTCTGGATGCTGATCCTGATCGATTGCTGGGAATGGACGCCCTTGATGACGCTGATCCTGCTTGCCGGACTGAAGGCGCTTCCGGGCGATGTTCTGGAGGCGGGTCTGGTCGATGGTGCGACTGCCTGGCAGCGGTTTACCATGCTCATCCTTCCGCTGATGCTGCCCTCCGTGTTCCTGGCCTTGACGCTGCGCACGATGGACGCGTTTCGCGTTTTCGACTCCGTTTTCGTGACGACGGGGGGTGGTCCCAACGATGCGACCAACACGCTGATGATGCTGGGCGTCAAGGAAGGGCTACAGTTCTTCAATGTCGGGTTTGCTTCGGCGGTCGGCAACGTCACGCTTCTGTTCATCGCGCTGATCGCCACGATATTGCTTCTGGTCGTCCGCCGCGCCGATGTTCGAATCAACGGGAAGTAG